A genomic region of uncultured Paludibaculum sp. contains the following coding sequences:
- a CDS encoding sulfatase produces MPSIPRRSMLALPWLAGRPLANLASGAAPAPARPNILFVMTDDHASQAIGCYGSKVNQTPNLDRLAKEGMRMDRVFATNSICTPSRATILTGKYSHLNGVPVFNRFDGSQPTVAKLLQQAGYYTAMVGKWHLGSNPTGFDYWNILPGQGVYNNPTFYDKDGSQVYKGYATDVITDVTMEALKNRPKDKPFFMMSHHKAPHREWTPDEKHRKMFANRHIPEPANLRDDYAGRTDALREQQQSVFRDLTRFDLKLTPPAGLSGTELRQWMMAKPTEVETVVDGVKRTLAGKELDSWKYQRYMQDYLACVQSVDDNMGRLLDSLDANGLAENTVVIYTSDQGFFLGEHGLFDKRFMYEESLRMPFLVRWPAGIRPGSTSNAIGINSDFAPTFLDLAGQPTPSDMQGRSFLPVWKGKTPRDWRRSMYYRYYHDPGDHNTRAHYGVRTDTHKLIYFWKKDQWECYDLVADPEEMHNLYNEPKAQKLVAQLKKELYRLKKEVKDDDQFANEQPKESSYVQAPPPKKQ; encoded by the coding sequence ATGCCAAGCATCCCTCGTCGCAGCATGCTCGCCCTCCCCTGGCTCGCTGGTCGTCCCCTCGCCAACCTCGCCTCGGGCGCTGCCCCCGCACCCGCCAGGCCCAACATCCTCTTCGTCATGACCGACGACCATGCGTCCCAGGCGATCGGCTGCTACGGCAGTAAGGTGAATCAGACCCCCAACCTCGACCGGCTCGCCAAGGAAGGCATGCGCATGGACCGGGTCTTCGCCACCAACTCCATCTGCACGCCCAGCCGCGCCACCATCCTCACCGGCAAGTACAGCCACCTGAACGGCGTGCCCGTCTTCAATCGCTTCGACGGGTCCCAACCCACCGTCGCCAAGCTCCTGCAGCAGGCCGGCTACTACACGGCCATGGTCGGCAAGTGGCACCTCGGCAGCAACCCCACCGGCTTCGACTACTGGAATATCCTGCCCGGACAGGGCGTCTACAACAATCCGACCTTCTACGACAAAGACGGCTCCCAGGTGTACAAGGGCTATGCCACGGACGTCATCACAGACGTCACGATGGAGGCGCTGAAGAACCGGCCCAAGGACAAACCGTTCTTCATGATGTCCCACCACAAAGCGCCCCATCGCGAGTGGACGCCCGACGAGAAGCATAGGAAGATGTTCGCGAACCGCCACATCCCGGAGCCCGCCAATCTGCGCGACGACTACGCTGGCCGGACCGACGCCCTCCGCGAACAGCAGCAGTCGGTCTTCCGGGACCTCACGCGCTTCGATCTGAAGCTCACGCCGCCAGCCGGACTCTCCGGCACGGAGTTGCGCCAGTGGATGATGGCCAAGCCCACCGAAGTCGAAACGGTGGTGGACGGCGTGAAGCGAACCCTCGCCGGTAAGGAGTTGGACTCCTGGAAATACCAGCGCTACATGCAGGACTACCTGGCCTGCGTGCAGAGTGTGGACGACAACATGGGCCGGCTGCTGGACTCGCTGGACGCCAACGGCCTCGCGGAGAACACCGTGGTGATCTACACCAGCGATCAGGGCTTCTTCCTGGGCGAACACGGCCTGTTCGACAAGCGGTTCATGTACGAAGAGTCGCTGCGGATGCCATTCCTGGTCCGGTGGCCCGCGGGCATCCGGCCGGGCAGCACCTCGAACGCGATTGGCATCAACTCCGACTTCGCGCCCACGTTCCTGGATCTCGCCGGCCAGCCTACGCCCAGCGACATGCAGGGCCGCAGCTTCCTGCCCGTTTGGAAAGGGAAGACGCCGCGGGACTGGCGCCGCTCGATGTACTACCGCTACTACCACGATCCCGGCGATCACAACACACGTGCCCACTACGGAGTCCGCACCGACACCCACAAGCTGATCTATTTCTGGAAGAAGGACCAGTGGGAATGCTACGACTTGGTGGCGGACCCGGAGGAGATGCACAACCTCTACAACGAGCCCAAGGCCCAGAAGCTCGTGGCGCAGTTGAAGAAGGAGCTTTACCGGCTCAAGAAGGAAGTGAAGGACGACGACCAGTTCGCGAACGAGCAGCCCAAGGAATCGTCGTACGTCCAGGCGCCTCCACCCAAAAAGCAGTGA
- a CDS encoding efflux transporter outer membrane subunit, whose protein sequence is MKRQAIQSAGALLGACLLLAGCANKRMQYHPPVAPQLAKADTWNTPPTGGAKASPADDKTIAQWWSTLGDPVLTALEERAVKGNLDVRQAEAKIRQARAQREGAKGDLYPTVTASGSATGSRTSTRNGGELGQSYGTGVSASWEPDFFNRIRGTVAAYTADVEATQEDLRNVLVSLTAEVALNYVDLRSYQSQLAITRANLAAQEETYKLTVAKYESGLSTELDVQQAALSVESTRAGIPTLETGLQKAENAISVLVGERPGAVDQELGAVKPVPVILAEVAVGLPADLLRRRPDIRSAERQVAAQSARAGVAAANLYPTFNLSGVLSFSSLNIVNLLTPATLAGSLAGSVQQTILNRRQLRAQLNVQDVLLEQYETSYESTVLGALQDVEDALKAFANEQVRRKSLADAAAAAERAATMSRDLYGSGLKDFLTVLDAQRSLLSLQNQLAQSDATITANLIRLYKALGGGWS, encoded by the coding sequence ATGAAACGACAAGCAATTCAATCCGCTGGCGCGCTGCTGGGAGCCTGCCTGCTTCTGGCCGGCTGCGCCAATAAACGGATGCAATACCATCCCCCCGTAGCCCCACAGTTGGCCAAGGCAGACACCTGGAATACCCCGCCCACTGGGGGAGCCAAGGCCAGCCCCGCCGACGACAAGACCATTGCCCAGTGGTGGTCCACCCTCGGCGATCCGGTCCTCACGGCCCTTGAGGAGCGTGCCGTCAAAGGCAACCTCGACGTCCGCCAGGCCGAAGCCAAGATCCGCCAGGCCCGCGCTCAACGTGAAGGAGCCAAAGGGGACCTCTACCCCACGGTCACCGCTAGCGGTTCCGCCACCGGCAGCCGCACCAGCACGCGCAATGGCGGCGAACTCGGTCAGTCTTACGGCACCGGAGTCTCCGCCAGTTGGGAACCGGACTTCTTCAATAGGATTCGCGGCACCGTCGCCGCTTATACCGCCGATGTCGAGGCCACTCAGGAAGACCTGCGCAACGTCCTCGTAAGCCTGACGGCGGAAGTCGCGCTCAACTACGTGGACCTCCGCTCCTACCAGTCGCAGCTGGCCATCACCAGGGCCAACCTGGCCGCCCAGGAAGAAACCTACAAGCTGACGGTCGCCAAGTACGAGAGCGGCCTGTCCACTGAACTTGACGTGCAGCAGGCCGCCCTGTCGGTGGAGTCCACGCGAGCCGGCATCCCCACCCTGGAAACCGGGCTCCAGAAGGCAGAAAACGCGATCTCCGTCCTCGTGGGTGAACGGCCCGGCGCCGTCGATCAGGAACTCGGGGCCGTGAAGCCCGTGCCCGTGATCCTGGCCGAAGTGGCTGTGGGGCTGCCGGCCGATCTGCTCCGGCGGCGCCCCGACATCCGGAGTGCGGAGCGCCAGGTGGCGGCCCAGTCCGCCCGCGCCGGTGTGGCCGCCGCGAATCTTTACCCCACATTCAACTTATCCGGCGTCCTGTCGTTCAGCTCGCTCAACATCGTCAACCTGCTGACGCCGGCCACCCTGGCGGGCAGCCTGGCCGGTTCCGTGCAGCAGACCATCCTGAACCGCCGTCAACTCCGGGCCCAGCTCAACGTGCAGGACGTCCTGCTGGAGCAATACGAAACGTCCTATGAGAGCACCGTGCTCGGCGCCTTGCAGGACGTCGAAGATGCGCTGAAGGCCTTTGCGAACGAGCAGGTGAGAAGGAAGTCGCTGGCCGATGCGGCCGCCGCGGCCGAGCGTGCCGCGACCATGTCCCGCGATCTTTACGGCTCCGGCCTGAAGGACTTCCTCACTGTCCTGGACGCGCAGCGTTCGCTATTAAGTCTGCAGAACCAGTTGGCTCAGAGTGATGCCACCATCACCGCCAACCTGATCCGGCTCTATAAGGCATTGGGTGGTGGCTGGAGCTGA
- a CDS encoding efflux RND transporter periplasmic adaptor subunit has product MTTTVVDVQTNLGVTPGKRSWKRMTWWLAILLLLGSGGALLFTRWQASAAEPAVRYRTEEARIGNLTVTVTATGQLQPTRTVDVGSEVSGIIDSVLVNYNDYVKVGQVLAKINTEKLDAQVLQDRASLETARAKVEDAKVTVTETEAEYNRIVAAREKSKGQLPSQHDLDTAKAAYGRAKVAVTSAQAAVTQAEASLAVNLTNVSKAVIKSPVDGIVLARNVEPGQTIAASFSVTTMFQLAEDLTRMKLQVNIDEADIGEVKEGQNVTFTVDAYPGRTFPGKITQLRYQSTTTNNVVTYLAVISVDNRQMLLRPGMTATATITVQSLTNALLAPNVALRFTPASAGAGGQGDQRSFFRKLMPGPPPMPAKTAQTGDDANAGPRVWVLKGLQPVPVPVKTGVTNGKVTEIRSGAIAPGVPLVVEALKGGK; this is encoded by the coding sequence ATGACAACAACAGTCGTGGATGTGCAAACGAACCTGGGCGTGACGCCCGGCAAGCGGAGCTGGAAGCGGATGACCTGGTGGCTGGCGATTCTGCTGCTGCTGGGTTCGGGCGGGGCCCTGCTCTTTACGAGATGGCAGGCCTCGGCGGCCGAACCGGCGGTGCGCTACCGCACTGAGGAGGCTCGCATCGGCAATCTGACAGTCACGGTCACGGCTACGGGACAACTGCAGCCCACCCGGACCGTCGATGTCGGTAGTGAAGTATCGGGCATCATCGACTCCGTCCTGGTCAACTACAACGACTACGTCAAAGTGGGCCAGGTGCTGGCGAAGATCAATACCGAGAAGCTCGACGCGCAGGTACTACAGGACCGCGCCTCCCTCGAAACGGCTCGGGCCAAGGTGGAAGACGCCAAGGTCACCGTGACCGAGACCGAGGCGGAGTACAACCGCATTGTGGCGGCGCGGGAGAAATCCAAAGGCCAGCTCCCCTCACAGCACGATCTCGATACGGCGAAGGCCGCCTACGGGCGCGCCAAGGTGGCGGTCACCAGTGCGCAGGCGGCGGTCACTCAGGCTGAAGCCAGCCTCGCCGTCAATTTGACGAATGTCTCCAAAGCGGTGATCAAGTCTCCCGTGGACGGCATCGTCCTGGCACGCAACGTCGAGCCCGGCCAGACCATCGCGGCCTCGTTCTCGGTCACCACCATGTTCCAGTTGGCCGAGGACCTCACCCGCATGAAGCTCCAGGTCAACATCGATGAAGCAGACATCGGGGAAGTGAAAGAGGGCCAGAACGTCACCTTCACGGTGGACGCCTACCCTGGCCGCACCTTTCCGGGCAAGATCACGCAGTTGCGCTATCAGTCGACCACGACCAACAACGTCGTCACTTACCTGGCAGTGATCTCGGTGGACAACCGTCAGATGTTGCTGCGGCCGGGCATGACGGCCACGGCCACCATCACCGTCCAATCGTTGACCAACGCGTTGCTGGCGCCGAACGTGGCGCTGCGGTTCACTCCGGCCTCCGCCGGCGCTGGTGGGCAGGGCGATCAGCGGAGCTTCTTCCGCAAGCTGATGCCGGGTCCGCCACCCATGCCTGCCAAGACCGCCCAGACTGGCGACGACGCCAACGCCGGACCGCGCGTGTGGGTGCTGAAGGGACTGCAACCGGTCCCGGTGCCGGTGAAGACCGGCGTCACCAACGGCAAAGTGACCGAGATCCGCTCCGGGGCCATCGCGCCGGGCGTACCGCTGGTTGTGGAAGCGCTCAAGGGAGGGAAGTAA
- a CDS encoding ABC transporter ATP-binding protein, producing MEFRKVEKVYGQGDASMMALAGVDFRIEEGEFVAIMGPSGSGKSTCMNILGCLDTPTGGEYLFKGIDVGRLPRKQRARLRRYYLGFVFQGFNLLARTSALENVELPLVYRGTKSSERRERAGIALQTVGLKGWEDHTPAQLSGGQQQRVAIARAIVTEPAVLLADEPTGNLDSARSKEIMDLLCQLNQERGISIAMVTHEPDMAEYASRTISFRDGLVASDVARPPRAAAAKCSPSELR from the coding sequence ATGGAATTCCGCAAGGTCGAGAAGGTCTACGGTCAGGGCGACGCCTCGATGATGGCGCTGGCCGGTGTCGATTTCCGCATCGAAGAGGGCGAGTTCGTCGCGATCATGGGCCCCAGCGGCTCCGGCAAATCCACCTGCATGAACATCCTGGGCTGCCTCGACACGCCCACCGGCGGCGAGTACCTGTTCAAGGGTATCGACGTGGGCCGTCTGCCCCGCAAGCAGCGGGCGCGCCTGCGCCGTTACTACCTGGGCTTCGTCTTCCAGGGCTTCAACCTACTGGCGCGCACCTCGGCGCTGGAGAACGTGGAGCTGCCGCTGGTCTATCGCGGCACGAAGTCATCGGAACGCCGCGAGCGCGCGGGCATCGCGCTCCAGACGGTCGGGCTGAAGGGCTGGGAGGATCACACTCCGGCGCAGCTCTCCGGCGGCCAGCAGCAGCGTGTCGCCATCGCCCGGGCCATCGTGACCGAACCCGCGGTCCTGCTGGCCGACGAGCCCACCGGCAACCTGGACTCCGCCCGCAGCAAGGAGATCATGGACCTCCTCTGCCAGCTCAACCAGGAACGCGGCATCAGCATCGCCATGGTGACGCACGAGCCGGACATGGCCGAATACGCCAGCCGGACCATCTCTTTCCGCGATGGTCTGGTGGCATCCGATGTGGCCCGGCCGCCGCGGGCCGCGGCAGCTAAGTGCTCACCTTCGGAATTACGGTGA
- a CDS encoding ABC transporter permease, producing the protein MLWDAILLALSAIRRNVMRSSLTVLGIVIGVAAVIIMVTLGNGATARVTSEISSLGANMLMVMPGQERRGMGGGMREEAKLFEAPDVEALRDEVPGVSAVAPTASKSMQVIYGNTNWSTTVNGVDNAYFKVRNWTLASGRDFSEAELASGGAACILGATVRKQLFGEQDPTGANVRLQAISCQVVGVLASKGQSGMGMDQDDLVLTPLRTFQRRISGNRYISSLLVGTREGSTSSMVVADVQRLLRQRRKIQLNQEDDFMVRDPQELISTLTGTTQLLTMLLGAVAAVSLLVGGIGIMNIMLVSVTERTREIGVRLAIGAFENDVMTQFLVEAVVLSSLGGAVGLALGLMVSVLGAKVLEVPFQPDMRIAAISFIFSAVVGVLFGFVPARKAAQLDPIEALRHE; encoded by the coding sequence ATGCTCTGGGACGCAATCTTACTCGCACTGTCGGCCATCCGCCGCAATGTCATGCGCTCGTCGCTCACTGTGTTGGGCATCGTCATTGGTGTCGCCGCGGTCATCATCATGGTCACCCTGGGCAACGGTGCGACGGCCCGAGTCACCTCCGAGATATCGAGTCTTGGCGCGAACATGCTCATGGTCATGCCGGGCCAGGAGCGCCGCGGCATGGGCGGCGGCATGCGTGAAGAGGCTAAGCTTTTCGAAGCGCCCGACGTCGAGGCGCTGCGCGACGAAGTGCCGGGCGTCAGCGCCGTGGCGCCCACCGCCTCGAAGTCGATGCAGGTCATTTACGGCAACACGAACTGGTCCACCACGGTCAACGGCGTGGACAACGCCTACTTCAAAGTCCGCAACTGGACCCTGGCGAGTGGGCGCGACTTCTCGGAAGCGGAGCTCGCTTCGGGCGGAGCCGCGTGCATCCTAGGCGCCACCGTGCGGAAGCAGCTCTTCGGCGAGCAGGACCCCACGGGTGCGAATGTCCGTCTCCAGGCGATCTCCTGCCAGGTGGTGGGTGTCCTCGCGTCGAAAGGGCAATCCGGCATGGGCATGGACCAGGACGACCTGGTGCTCACGCCGCTGCGCACATTCCAACGCCGCATCTCGGGCAACCGCTACATTAGCAGTCTGCTGGTGGGTACGCGCGAAGGCTCAACCTCATCGATGGTGGTGGCGGACGTTCAGCGGCTGCTCAGGCAGCGCCGCAAGATCCAGCTGAATCAGGAAGACGACTTCATGGTGCGCGACCCGCAGGAGCTCATCAGCACGCTCACCGGGACAACGCAGCTGCTCACCATGCTGCTGGGCGCGGTCGCCGCGGTCAGCCTGCTGGTGGGCGGCATCGGCATCATGAACATCATGCTGGTGTCGGTGACGGAGAGGACGAGGGAGATTGGCGTGAGGCTGGCGATCGGGGCGTTTGAGAACGACGTGATGACGCAGTTTCTGGTCGAGGCGGTGGTGCTGTCTTCGCTGGGCGGCGCCGTGGGCCTGGCACTAGGGCTTATGGTCTCGGTGCTGGGCGCCAAGGTGCTGGAAGTGCCCTTCCAGCCAGACATGCGCATCGCCGCCATCTCGTTCATCTTCTCGGCGGTGGTGGGTGTGCTGTTCGGCTTCGTGCCCGCGCGCAAAGCCGCGCAATTGGACCCCATTGAAGCCCTGCGCCATGAGTAA
- a CDS encoding helix-turn-helix transcriptional regulator: MQLSYGSAGATVDVSLLIRQRLSELDLGQKDLAVSAQVTESYISQLLARKKAPPAPGRTDIYEKLERVLRLPNGELSRLAEVQRQLELKKKVAQPPRPLFKDCRELILCKCDPESRDEVRRIFEKEPFGELERMVTQKILDVAQAVAREELRNEAWLRSLAEHDGRTYEQVRVAMLEFLDTDVFQVSTENCVLCLYPMIDSWDIDLRSFGMEVVLNRRLGPGGVKRFEFVERSPEQPLDIEPGFEQFLRDALLSGDATEEEIEFLRRLKFNGRRPSALYYYRELQSLRDPLHFPRPPSDGGTP; the protein is encoded by the coding sequence GTGCAGTTAAGTTACGGATCGGCCGGAGCAACTGTGGACGTCTCGTTATTGATCAGGCAGCGCCTGAGTGAACTGGACCTGGGCCAGAAGGACTTGGCTGTGTCCGCGCAGGTGACCGAGTCCTACATCTCCCAACTGCTGGCAAGGAAGAAGGCGCCGCCCGCCCCGGGCCGCACCGACATCTACGAGAAGCTGGAGCGGGTGCTACGCCTGCCCAACGGAGAGCTCTCCAGGCTGGCCGAGGTACAGCGCCAACTGGAGTTGAAGAAGAAGGTGGCGCAACCGCCACGGCCTCTCTTCAAGGACTGCCGCGAACTGATCCTGTGCAAGTGCGACCCGGAGAGCCGGGACGAAGTCCGCCGGATCTTCGAGAAAGAGCCGTTCGGCGAACTGGAACGCATGGTGACGCAGAAGATCCTCGATGTGGCGCAGGCCGTGGCGCGCGAGGAACTGCGCAATGAGGCGTGGCTCAGATCCTTAGCAGAGCATGATGGCCGCACTTACGAGCAGGTCCGCGTGGCCATGCTCGAGTTTCTGGATACCGACGTATTCCAGGTCTCGACGGAAAACTGTGTGCTGTGCCTCTATCCAATGATAGACTCCTGGGACATAGACTTGCGGTCGTTCGGCATGGAGGTCGTCCTCAATCGGCGGCTCGGACCAGGCGGCGTCAAGCGGTTTGAATTCGTGGAACGCTCACCCGAGCAGCCTTTGGATATAGAGCCGGGTTTCGAGCAGTTCCTCAGAGACGCATTGCTGAGTGGTGATGCCACTGAAGAGGAGATCGAGTTTTTGAGAAGGCTGAAGTTTAACGGCAGACGGCCTTCTGCTCTGTATTACTACCGTGAACTGCAGAGCCTGAGGGACCCGCTGCATTTCCCTCGCCCCCCATCCGATGGTGGCACCCCATGA
- a CDS encoding radical SAM protein produces MRIILVNPSDVAFGVGVITPRWLYVLAAATPRQYGDPVIVDETLEAINPEQIQAGDVVGIGIHTANALRGFEVGRLARERGATVVFGGIHSTLYPDEAKEYGGAHSVVQGDGDEAWGVLLADHVNGNLKPLYDGGRVKSGQFLPARWDLLPPKSYMWASVQTVRGCPKHCSFCSVWRTDGQAPRQRTGDAVIDEIVQLRRMGYRFIALADDNFYPVTLNDLALAEKQNNPERLAELQKMRSDRFEFMELLSGLPEDTIMFTQITMEAAEDIEFLKAMRKARIRGALVGVEAVTPEGLKSVFKDFNLSGDKLVERLKLFKENGVHVLGSFIFGLSSDRAETFGATAELAKKAELTFAQFVMMTPFPGTVDFDKWEKSSQGKNEKVEGIPITRYWLIPGHRRPKLYMPHPSMSSEEIRVRTQGVWDNYYTLGEVWKRAKCVKSLKGRLAFVFISKLYRQMYANTGIATDSARRKSANRWARWTALICLKLFRGKMMPELAVPRLATQQVLTNIVQ; encoded by the coding sequence ATGCGCATTATTCTGGTCAACCCGAGCGACGTGGCGTTTGGTGTCGGCGTGATCACCCCCCGTTGGCTCTATGTGCTGGCTGCCGCCACTCCGCGGCAATACGGCGACCCGGTCATTGTCGACGAAACGCTCGAGGCCATCAATCCTGAACAGATCCAGGCCGGCGATGTCGTAGGCATAGGAATCCACACAGCCAACGCATTGCGCGGTTTTGAAGTGGGCCGCCTGGCTCGCGAACGCGGCGCAACTGTGGTCTTCGGCGGCATCCACTCGACTCTCTATCCGGACGAAGCGAAGGAATACGGCGGCGCGCACTCCGTGGTGCAAGGCGACGGCGACGAGGCTTGGGGCGTGTTGCTGGCCGACCACGTAAACGGCAACCTGAAGCCGCTATACGACGGAGGCCGGGTGAAGTCCGGTCAATTCCTGCCGGCCCGGTGGGATCTGCTGCCGCCCAAGAGCTACATGTGGGCTTCGGTACAGACCGTTCGCGGATGCCCGAAGCACTGCTCTTTCTGCTCAGTGTGGCGGACCGATGGGCAGGCACCGCGCCAGCGTACCGGCGATGCGGTGATCGACGAAATTGTCCAACTTCGGCGCATGGGCTACCGCTTCATCGCGCTGGCCGACGACAACTTCTATCCGGTCACGCTGAACGACCTCGCACTGGCGGAGAAACAGAACAATCCGGAACGGCTGGCCGAACTGCAGAAGATGCGGTCCGACCGGTTTGAGTTCATGGAGCTGCTCTCCGGGCTGCCGGAAGACACCATCATGTTCACGCAGATCACGATGGAAGCAGCCGAGGATATCGAGTTCCTGAAGGCGATGCGCAAGGCACGCATCCGGGGCGCATTGGTAGGTGTCGAAGCAGTGACACCCGAGGGCCTGAAATCGGTCTTCAAGGACTTCAATCTCTCCGGCGATAAGCTGGTGGAACGGCTCAAGCTGTTCAAGGAGAACGGCGTCCATGTCCTGGGTTCGTTCATCTTCGGCCTATCGAGCGACCGTGCCGAGACCTTCGGTGCGACGGCGGAGTTGGCCAAGAAGGCAGAGCTGACTTTCGCCCAGTTCGTGATGATGACACCCTTCCCGGGTACCGTGGACTTCGACAAGTGGGAGAAGAGCTCCCAGGGCAAGAACGAGAAGGTTGAAGGCATCCCGATCACGCGCTACTGGCTGATTCCCGGGCATCGCCGTCCAAAGCTCTACATGCCGCACCCGAGCATGAGCTCGGAGGAGATCCGCGTGCGAACCCAGGGTGTGTGGGACAACTACTACACGCTAGGTGAGGTCTGGAAGCGGGCAAAGTGCGTGAAATCGCTAAAGGGCCGCCTGGCGTTCGTGTTCATCTCCAAGCTCTACCGGCAGATGTACGCCAATACGGGCATCGCCACCGATAGCGCTCGCCGGAAGAGCGCCAACCGCTGGGCGCGCTGGACGGCGCTGATCTGTCTCAAGCTGTTCCGTGGCAAGATGATGCCCGAGCTGGCAGTGCCTCGGCTGGCCACGCAGCAGGTGCTCACCAACATCGTTCAATAG
- a CDS encoding ABATE domain-containing protein: MDATKSEWRNGFLFVGNQLFLDFLNTRPLMNGELVEMLVDWPALVRWLRAAGLLNARQAEKLAHRGSSSERTEVLGELLQLRETLRKVVVQVEEGKPVNSSTLAELNRLLTLYPSTDELRAVDSHIERTRQFDPQAPRDVLAPLVDHAAALLSDCDPARIRKCEQCVLHFHDTSKNGTRRWCSMQLCGNRAKVKAYADRKRNSG, encoded by the coding sequence ATGGACGCCACAAAGTCCGAATGGCGCAACGGCTTTCTGTTCGTGGGCAACCAGCTCTTCCTCGACTTCCTCAACACGCGCCCGTTGATGAACGGCGAATTGGTGGAGATGCTGGTCGACTGGCCCGCGCTGGTGCGATGGCTGCGCGCGGCGGGACTACTCAACGCCCGGCAGGCGGAGAAGTTGGCGCACCGTGGTTCGTCATCGGAACGAACCGAAGTCCTTGGGGAGCTGCTTCAGCTGCGGGAGACTCTGCGGAAAGTGGTGGTCCAGGTAGAAGAGGGAAAACCGGTCAATTCGTCCACCCTGGCCGAGCTGAACCGGCTACTGACCCTCTACCCGAGCACCGATGAACTCCGGGCCGTGGACTCGCACATAGAGCGGACCAGGCAGTTCGACCCTCAGGCCCCACGCGATGTGCTGGCGCCCCTGGTGGACCATGCCGCCGCACTGCTATCGGATTGTGACCCCGCACGGATTCGCAAGTGCGAGCAATGCGTCCTGCACTTCCATGACACCAGCAAGAATGGCACGCGGCGTTGGTGCAGCATGCAGCTCTGCGGGAATCGGGCCAAGGTGAAGGCCTACGCGGATCGGAAACGCAACAGCGGGTGA
- a CDS encoding alpha/beta fold hydrolase produces MTTYHQATVDGLEVFYREAGPKNAKTIVLLHGFPSSSHMFRDLIPQLADRFHVIAPDYIGFGYSAHPGTEEYRYTFDNLAKNVEKLLFETLGLKKFSIYVQDYGAPVGFRIATAHPEAIEGIVVQNGNAYSDGISDAFAPVAAFWANRNAETEEPVRTLLLPETTQFQYTHGVRNPEAISPDSYRFDQMFLDRPGNDRVQLDLFYDYQSNVALYPRWQAYLRDHQPRVLITWGKNDPFFTVAGAKAYLRDVPKAELHLLDTGHFALEEESGTIAGHIRRFLSETAA; encoded by the coding sequence ATGACCACTTACCATCAAGCAACCGTGGACGGACTGGAAGTCTTCTATCGTGAGGCGGGGCCGAAAAATGCCAAGACTATCGTGCTGCTGCACGGGTTCCCGTCGTCCTCGCACATGTTCCGTGACCTGATCCCGCAGTTGGCCGATCGTTTCCATGTGATCGCACCGGACTACATCGGCTTCGGCTACAGCGCCCATCCAGGCACGGAGGAGTATCGGTATACCTTCGACAATCTGGCAAAGAACGTGGAAAAACTTCTGTTCGAGACCCTCGGCCTGAAGAAGTTCAGCATCTACGTACAGGACTACGGAGCGCCTGTCGGCTTCCGTATCGCCACGGCTCATCCCGAGGCGATCGAGGGCATCGTAGTCCAGAACGGCAACGCCTACAGCGACGGGATCAGTGATGCCTTCGCACCGGTTGCCGCATTCTGGGCCAACCGGAACGCGGAGACGGAAGAGCCTGTCAGGACCCTATTGCTGCCGGAGACCACACAGTTCCAGTACACGCATGGGGTGAGGAATCCGGAGGCGATCAGCCCGGACTCCTATCGCTTTGATCAGATGTTTCTCGACCGGCCGGGCAACGACCGTGTGCAACTCGACTTGTTTTATGACTACCAATCGAATGTGGCGTTGTATCCAAGATGGCAAGCCTACCTGCGCGACCACCAACCTCGGGTGCTGATTACGTGGGGCAAGAACGATCCGTTCTTCACGGTCGCCGGAGCGAAGGCCTACCTGAGGGACGTGCCGAAGGCCGAACTGCATCTGCTCGACACCGGCCACTTCGCGCTGGAGGAAGAGAGTGGAACTATCGCGGGCCACATCCGGCGATTCCTAAGTGAGACAGCGGCCTGA
- a CDS encoding nuclear transport factor 2 family protein translates to MRTRRNIWITAGLLTMTLLTAAGQTGDDELLAVRESVWRAWLVNDTKALARLVPAETVVLSTGEEQWKHQAEVFRESADFRASGGKLIRLEFPRTEVQHFGDVAIVWSKYILETETKGKRSLSSGRVTEIFVKRNGQWTNPGWHTDSEK, encoded by the coding sequence ATGCGAACCCGACGCAACATCTGGATCACCGCGGGCCTGTTGACCATGACCCTGCTCACCGCTGCCGGACAAACCGGTGACGACGAGCTGCTGGCAGTTCGCGAGTCCGTCTGGCGCGCCTGGCTTGTCAACGACACCAAGGCGCTTGCCCGTCTGGTACCGGCTGAAACGGTCGTGCTCAGCACCGGCGAGGAGCAATGGAAGCACCAGGCCGAGGTCTTTCGTGAGTCGGCCGACTTCCGCGCCTCTGGCGGCAAATTGATCCGTCTGGAGTTTCCGCGCACTGAGGTGCAGCACTTCGGCGATGTCGCCATCGTCTGGAGCAAGTACATCCTCGAAACCGAGACCAAGGGCAAGCGATCTCTCTCTTCGGGCCGCGTGACCGAGATCTTCGTGAAACGCAACGGTCAATGGACCAACCCCGGCTGGCACACCGACTCAGAGAAGTGA